Part of the Desulfolutivibrio sulfoxidireducens genome is shown below.
GGGCATGATGCCCCTGCCGGGGGGCGTGGGGGGCGGCGCCCCCCACATGCCTTATTCCTGTCCAAACACCCTGGCGAACACGGTATCCTCATGGCGCAGGTAGTAGGCCGGGTTGAAGAGGTCGCACAGGGCGGTGTGGTCGAGATGCGCGGTGATGTCCGGGTCTTCGCGCACGGCGTCGGGGAACGGGGTTTTTTCGTTCCAGCAGCGCATGGCGGTCTTCTGGACGATCTCGTAGGCCTTCTGGCGGTCCATACCCTTTTCGATGAGCGCCAGAAGGACGCGCTGGGAGAAGTAGAGGCCGAAGGAGGCGTCCATGTTGCGGCGCATGGCATCGGCGTTGACCACCAGGCGCTTGAGGATGCCTGTCAGCCGGGCCAGCATGTAGTCGATAAGGATGGTGGAATCGGGCATGATGACCCGTTCCACGCTGGAATGGGAGATGTCGCGTTCGTGCCACAGGGCCATATTTTCCATGGCCGCCAGGGAATTGGAGCGCACCAGGCGGGAGAGGCCGGTCAGGTTCTCGGCGGAGATGGGATTTTTCTTGTGGGGCATGGCCGAGGAGCCTTTCTGGCCCTTGCCGAAGCCCTCCTCGACCTCGCGAACCTCGGTGCGCTGCAGGTGGCGCAATTCCACGCACAGCCGTTCCACGCCGCCGGCCAACAGGGCCAGGGCGGTGAAATAGGCGGCGTGGCGGTCGCGCTGCACGATCTGGGTGGAGATGGGGTCGGGGGCCAGTCCCAGGCGGTCGCAGGCCAGGCGTTCCACCTCGGGGTCCAGGTGGGCGTAGCCGCCCACGGCCCCGGAGATCTTGCCCACCCGGACGTCCTCCAGGGCGGCCTGGAACCGTTTCCGGTGTCGGGAGAATTCGGCGAAAAATCCGGCCAGCTTGAGGCCGAAGCTGGTGGGCTCGGCGTGGATGCCGTGGGTGCGGCCGATGGTCAAAAGGCCCTTGTGGCGGTGGGCCATGTCCCGAAGCTGGTCCAGGAGGGCATCCAGGCCGCGCAGGATGATCCGTCCGGCCCGGGTCAGAAGCACGCCGTTGGCCGTGTCCACGATGTCCGAGGAGGTGCAGCCCAGGTGGATGAAGCGGGCGGGCGGCCCGACTTTTTCCTCCACGGCGGTCAGAAAGGCGATGACGTCGTGGCGGGTGATCTCCTCAATGGCCAGGATGCGGTCCACGTCGAAATCG
Proteins encoded:
- the purB gene encoding adenylosuccinate lyase, with product MIERYTRPEMGSLWTVKNRFRVWLEVELAVCEAWCDLGVIPASDMEHIRATADFDVDRILAIEEITRHDVIAFLTAVEEKVGPPARFIHLGCTSSDIVDTANGVLLTRAGRIILRGLDALLDQLRDMAHRHKGLLTIGRTHGIHAEPTSFGLKLAGFFAEFSRHRKRFQAALEDVRVGKISGAVGGYAHLDPEVERLACDRLGLAPDPISTQIVQRDRHAAYFTALALLAGGVERLCVELRHLQRTEVREVEEGFGKGQKGSSAMPHKKNPISAENLTGLSRLVRSNSLAAMENMALWHERDISHSSVERVIMPDSTILIDYMLARLTGILKRLVVNADAMRRNMDASFGLYFSQRVLLALIEKGMDRQKAYEIVQKTAMRCWNEKTPFPDAVREDPDITAHLDHTALCDLFNPAYYLRHEDTVFARVFGQE